One Branchiostoma lanceolatum isolate klBraLanc5 chromosome 18, klBraLanc5.hap2, whole genome shotgun sequence DNA window includes the following coding sequences:
- the LOC136424119 gene encoding uncharacterized protein — protein sequence MMATVEPDQAAAPPCGEYVLCSAGQLRLMEIRDAASAKAKKKWDSAPAILHEGEGGDCPGDAIMDIRKDNLARDIRAAKRSWLSDQKLSGEHKDLHYGIEECLEFPFTANVWLPDDTTLKVEVTGFIEGEDGSERPGTGIGFKVKYLEAELLVPTDAFVDELADPDQLEEDWVNSGEAVPAKVFAVLREFYNGSIFTNIRSFGDLWCDLRYDVGDKEQKKEKRKVAAAMKKDFINNPPKIKKIKSFPKVDKYERLWNVLNSPYPLMQTSLAFHTYLASISKFPFEVKLKYGGGIVMATGMVPYQANEYFQESRGVYVTIDLQSTSGEPPRKKSKNCSTKQVAVSVHGVEACDTTPEAVKRYLEDIDALMGQQGLCVDKWRFEQCQLLPKNMYSGGWRY from the exons ATGATGGCAACAGTGGAACCAGACCAGGCAGCGGCGCCCCCTTGCGGAGAGTACGTGCTCTGCAGCGCAGGGCAGCTGAGACTGATGGAGATCAGAGATGCCGCAAGTGCAAAGGCCAA GAAGAAATGGGACTCTGCGCCTGCGATCCTccatgagggggaggggggcgactgTCCAGGTGACGCCATCATGGACATAAGGAAAGACAACCTCGCCAGAGATATTAGGGCTGCAAAGAGGA GCTGGCTGTCGGACCAAAAGCTGTCTGGGGAACACAAAGATTTGCACTACG GTATTGAGGAGTGCCTTGAGTTTCCCTTCACGGCGAACGTCTGGCTTCCTGACGACACGACCCTGAAGGTCGAGGTCACAGGGTTCATCGAAGGTGAAGACGGCAGCGAGAGGCCAGGGACCGGGATCGGCTTTAAAG TGAAGTATTTGGAAGCGGAGCTGCTTGTTCCCACCGATGCCTTTGTGGATGAACTGGCGGATCCTGATCAGCTGGAGGAGGACTGGGTGAACAGCGGAGAGGCCGTACCAGCCAAG GTTTTTGCAGTTCTCCGGGAGTTCTACAACGGATCCATCTTCACCAACATCAGGAGCTTCGGGGACCTCTGGTGTGACCTGCGCTACGACGTGGGCGACAAGGAGCAGAAGAAAGAGAAGAGAAAG GTGGCAGCAGCTATGAAGAAGGACTTCATCAACAACCCGCCTAAAATCAAGAAGATCAAGTCCTTCCCGAAGGTGGACAAGTACGAACGGCTCTGGAATGTGCTGAATTCACCCTACCCTCTCATGCAG ACCTCCCTGGCCTTCCACACGTACCTGGCGTCGATCAGCAAGTTCCCATTTGAGGTGAAGTTGAAGTACGGAGGTGGGATCGTCATGGCAACAGGGATGGTGCCTTACCAGGCTAACGAGTACTTCCAG GAGTCTCGTGGTGTGTACGTGACCATCGACTTGCAAAGCACATCAGGAGAGCCACCTAGGAAGAAGTCAAAGAACTGCAGCACGAAGCAGGTGGCTGTGAGCGTCCATGGTGTAGAAGCCTGCGACACCACCCCCGAGGCTGTGAAGAGGTATCTAGAGGACATAGACGCACTCATGGGCCAGCAGGGGCTGTGTGTGGACAAGTGGCGCTTCGAACAGTGTCAGCTGCTGCCAAAGAACATGTACTCTGGGGGATGGAGATATTAG